GTACGCAAAGGCAGGGCGCCGTCTTCCCATCGTCGGACTGTGCGTTGGTCGACGCCCACGGCGTCGGCGAGCCACTGGGCTGATAGTCCGAGTGACTCGCGGATCGTTTTGAAGTCGGCGGGTGTCATGCTGGGCGAGTTCCTTACTCATGGCCCCGGGGTTGTGGATGCCCGCAGCGTCCAGTGGGCGGACATGGGGAGAGGTCAGCGGTGATGCAGGATGGCGTCGGCGTGTGTCGCGACCCAGGCCGGTGTCAGAGCCGTGTCGACCGATCCGACGGGCCGCCACGGCGCGCCGTCGATGGTGCAGTAGACCGTGTGCCCGTCGTCGCCGATACGGATCCATCCTGTGGTGTGGCGGGGTCCGTCGGTGATGGTGAGCGTGTAGCCCCGGGAGCCGTCAGTGGCGTAGTTGGGGGCTTCGGCGGATACGGTTGCGGTTGCTGTCGCGGTCATGATGGTGGTCCTTCCGGTGGGGTGTGGCCTAGTGCCTGCCCGCGGCTCCATCCTACGCCCTAAGTTAGGGCGTGGCCATTGGAGGGGGAGGGAGGTCTCCGGTGTCGGTCTGGATGTCTTCGGATTGACTGTGGGGCAATGGCTCTGGTGTTTGTTTGGCTGGATTTTCCGGGACGGGTGCGCTGTCGCGGACTATCTGTCGGATGCGCTCTCGCGTGTAGCCGGTTCTTTTCGCGATCTCGGCTTGGGTGCCGCGCGGGCCGTGAGCGATCATTTGGCGAATGATGGCGTGCAGGGTTTGTCGTGCGTCTTGCGTTGCCTGCTGGGCGTCGGAGAGGCGGGTTAGGGCGGCGTCGAGGTCGTCCACCGATAGAGCATAGCGCGGTTGGCCAACAGCACTTGACAATGCCAACTGCGTTTGGCATTGTCGCTGTGTCGGACCACCGAGAGAGGATCTCCACGTGGAAGCACTCACGCCATGCCAGTCGAGCTGGAGCGTCCCGTTCGGGTTCGCCACCTATGAGCTAACCCAGACGGTCGACGGGCCGATCATCACTGGCGGCGGCCAGATCGACCACTACGGACCTCGGACCTTCCATTGGGGCATTCAGCATGTCTACGACGACGGGACGCTGCGGATCGTGGTCAGGCCCGGTGACCGCGACACCTACAGCGCAAGCGGCTATTACATGTCCATTGAAACACTGGCTGGCCAGCCGGGGCGGCAGTTCAGCAACGTGCACGCGGCGCTGGCGGCCGCCAGAGACGAGCTCTTGCGGTGGCCCAACTACCGCCGCGCGCTGGCCGCGCAGGCCTGCACGTAGGGGCGGGTTGCCAGTGAGTCGCCAGCGGCCTTGGAAAGTGCACTTTCACCACGACGGCACAAAGACCTTCAGCGACGACGAAACGCGATCGGACAGCTACACCATCGACACATCACGACCCGTCGGCGGAACATTGGTGCAACAGAAGAAGCTGCGACCATCGCGGCACGCCGAGTCTCGCGCAACGGTGGCGAAGCGCGAATAGTCCTCTGTGACAAGAAAACCGGCATAGAGTCCGAGATCCGGACCTACGCGCCGTACGAAGCGGCGATGGAAGACTTGATGAGAACACAATGAATCTAGTCATCGAATTCGGAGAAGACGGCCGCGCCGGATACGGCAGCATCCACCGCAAAGGGTGCGCCGACGTCAGTGACCCCGAATTTATCGGCACCGCCAGCACTCGCGCGGAAGCGGTAACGCTCGCCGACCAGGCGACATCCTGGGCGTCCAACGACGGCGAAGAGCCAGCCGACTATGGCTACAAAATCGCCTCCTGCGTGAACCTCCCCGCCGGCTGAGGGTAGAAGCGCTCGGCCCGTCCCTAGGTTCTAAGCCGACGCGCCGGCGCGTATCGAGTGGAGGTGCTTGCTCGAACTTCCCTGCACCGTCACGTCGCTCGACGTCGATCAGCTGCGCGCCACCAAGGCCCCAGTCCCGGGCGAGCGGGAGAGCTCCTCTGGAATAGTGCGCCGAACACTCCTTAGCATGAGATTTGCGTAGCTCACCAAGGGGTCACCCCGTGACGGTGACCCTGTCCGATACGCCCAATGATGGGGGAGTGCAGCATGATTCAGCGGACGGAGCCATTCGCGAATGGGCGATCTCCTCTCTCGGGTTCAGCATTGCCGACCAATCGCGAGCTCACCGTCACAACAGATGATGGTGTCGCACTCGCAGTTCGTGACACCGGCTCCAACGCCGCAACACACACCGTGGTTTTCCTGCATGGACTATGTCTTTCGCAGCTGACCTGGTCGCTGCACATCGACCGCCTTGTGCGTCGGTACGGCCCGGCGATCCGGATCATCAGTTACGACCACCGCGGACACGGGCGCTCGCAGCACGCACCGATGAACACCTACAGCATCGACCGGCTGGCTGAGGACTTGGCACGGGTGCTGGAAGCGGCGCATGTTGCTGGCCCGACGACGTTGGTCGGGCACTCCATGGGTGGGATGACCGCACTGGGCTATCTCGCTCGCCCCGCTTCCGGCAGGCCCATCGATCCTGCCGGGCTTGTACTGGCGGCTAGCGCAGCTGGAAAACTCTGCTGCCGCGGCCTGGGCCAACTGTTGGGGACTCCCGCCACCGCGGCACTGCGCGGTGCGGCAGAGCACGTCCCTGAGCAGGCCATGAAGGCGATGCTCAGCCCCCTGTGCGTGACGCTGAGCCGATGGCGACGCAATCCGCCGGCAGCAACGTTGGCCTCGCTCGCAATGGATGCGCTCAGCACCGTCACCTTGGCCACCGCGGTCGGATTCCTGCCGGCTCTTCGCGATTACGACCAGTATCCGGTCCTGGGATCAATCCGGGCCCGCACCGTCGTGATCAGCGGAGGTGCAGACCCGCTGACACCGCCAGCACACGGGCGCGACCTCGCTGGCGGAATTCCTGGCGCTCGACACGTGCATCTTCCTCACGCCGGCCACATGCTCCCCCAGGAGGCCCCGCACGTGCTGCACCAGGCGATCCGCCGCGCGATGAACATCGATAGCGCGACCGAGCACGACAACGCCGCGGGTGCGACCACCGCGGCCACTCCGACGCTGGCAGGTGCTGCGTCATGACCGTCGAGAGAGGCCCTCGTGGGTAGGCCGTCCGCGCGGACCGTGGCCATCCGAGACCAGATCCTCGCCGCGCTACGCGCTGAATGGCCGCTGCCGGTATCGACTCGCCGCGTCTGCGAGCTATTGGGCGCCCGTCGCTACGACGAGACCGGCTACCGCATCTATCCCCAACTGTGCGCCCTCGATCGATTGAGCGTCGTCGAGCGAATCCGCCGTGGCGCTGAATGCCGCGATGTGTTCTGGCGCTTCTGTGGGGACCCGACGGACGCCGAGTTGAACGCGGCGGTCGACGCGATGGACTCACCAGCTATCGAACGTCCACGCCCACTGGGGACAGTGCAACCACCTGACGGAATTGAACGGATTCTGTCGACCCTGGACGGCTATATCAAGGCCCTCGATCAGGCAGAAAGGCGCTTCTCCAACGCGGCCGCATCAGGTGATGGTGACGCCGAAGCAGGCGCGGCCGACGATCTGGCAGCGCTGGTTCGCCAGTTCGTCAACCTGTGTGCCAATCGGCCGAGGGAAGGTGAGCCCGCTCCATGAGAACGGTGGGGCCGGTACGGCAGGTGCAGTCTCGGCACGTAGAGCGCCATGCTGTCGAGGCGATCTCGCAGCGGCTCGGCCACCATGTAGCGGATGCGGTCATCGGGTCGACGCGCGAGGCGGGCGGGTCGGTAATCCTGCATCTGAACTCTGGTGGAAACGCTTCTGCGGCAGAGTCGCGGTTGCGGGCGCTCGGATACTGCGTCGAACCAACGGATTACGACTCGTATGGGCCAGGGCGGTACGGCGTGAAGCTGCGCGTCAGCCCCGGAGATTCGTCGTCGAGGTGGTGCGTGGGCAGTCGTACTCCGCCGTCTGTAGTACGTCTGGATTCGCCGGGCAGCTACGCCAACCCGCGCGGGATCTGCTCGCACTGCGGCCGCGAGATGCCGGTTCTTGGAGATGCGACGGTGCGGAGGCATACGGTGGAAGGCGGACCGCCAGTTCGGAGAAGGTCGGCAGCGGGTGCTATTGAAACGTAAGGCGGATCGCCGAATCAGCGTGAGTGAGAGCAAGCGTCCGGAGTGGGCAGATCGGATAGATGACATGCATGCAGATATGGGTGTCGAGGAGGCGCGACAGCTCGCTTCGGACCTGCTCGCAGAAGCGCTGCCCCGTCGGTGGTCTCACACAGTGGCGGTGGCGAAGACTGCTGCGGGTCTAGCGAGCCGTCTCGCACCAAGCGCTG
The Mycobacterium dioxanotrophicus DNA segment above includes these coding regions:
- a CDS encoding sigma factor-like helix-turn-helix DNA-binding protein; translated protein: MDDLDAALTRLSDAQQATQDARQTLHAIIRQMIAHGPRGTQAEIAKRTGYTRERIRQIVRDSAPVPENPAKQTPEPLPHSQSEDIQTDTGDLPPPPMATP
- a CDS encoding alpha/beta fold hydrolase; the encoded protein is MPTNRELTVTTDDGVALAVRDTGSNAATHTVVFLHGLCLSQLTWSLHIDRLVRRYGPAIRIISYDHRGHGRSQHAPMNTYSIDRLAEDLARVLEAAHVAGPTTLVGHSMGGMTALGYLARPASGRPIDPAGLVLAASAAGKLCCRGLGQLLGTPATAALRGAAEHVPEQAMKAMLSPLCVTLSRWRRNPPAATLASLAMDALSTVTLATAVGFLPALRDYDQYPVLGSIRARTVVISGGADPLTPPAHGRDLAGGIPGARHVHLPHAGHMLPQEAPHVLHQAIRRAMNIDSATEHDNAAGATTAATPTLAGAAS